Proteins encoded together in one Thamnophis elegans isolate rThaEle1 chromosome 10, rThaEle1.pri, whole genome shotgun sequence window:
- the MAP3K13 gene encoding mitogen-activated protein kinase kinase kinase 13 isoform X2 has translation MHTHNTMTSSQELLSWSSSTAIINKSPNEDKSFNEMHGECISSGVHPSSEDIEEGREGELPHNNASDNINSPVPTTVLTSVSEDSRDQFENSVLQFTEQDDLETTVHQGNDNNISGQNNHATEDIKIQFNRTGSGNGGFLEGLFGCLKPVWNIIGKAYSTDYKLQQQDTWEVPFEEISELQWLGSGAQGAVFLGKFRTEEVAIKKVREQSETDIKHLRKLKHPNIIAFKGVCTQAPCYCIIMEYCAHGQLYEVLRAGRKVTPRLLVDWSTGIASGMNYLHLHKIIHRDLKSPNVLVTHNDTMKISDFGTSKELSDKSTKMSFAGTVAWMAPEVIRNEPVSEKVDIWSFGVVLWELLTGEIPYKDVDSSAIIWGVGSNSLHLPVPSTCPDGFKILMKQTWQSKPRNRPSFRQTLMHLDIASADVLATPQETYFKSQAEWREEVKKHFEKIKSEGTCIHRLDEELIRRRREELRHALDIREHYERKLERANNLYMELSAIMLQLEVREKELLKREHAVEKKYPGTYKRHPVRPIIHANAMEKLMKRRGLSHKSGAQTKRPDLLKSDGISNTEVAPSGSPLSGSPKMTTVSSKGRYRSKPRHRRGNSKGSYNEFTGVLKNQPAQDDLGQPTHHHHHHPHHHLRLNIHGQDIASCANNLRYFGPAAALRSPLSNHAQRRMSGSSPDLISAAMEADSRRNLEVKKDGENKADYWECCQTDTYNLCPQCRLGTNDTNQQQSLDPGLEQPEGPLYDSVYANSEFPAKNKEGEFSSHRVVMILQKKKAK, from the exons ATGCATACCCACAATACAATGACCAGTTCTCAGGAGCTCCTGAGCTGGTCTTCCTCTACAGCGATTATCAATAAGAGTCCCAATGAAGATAAAAGCTTCAATGAGATGCATGGGGAATGTATATCCTCTGGTGTCCATCCTTCATCTGAAGACatagaagagggaagagaaggggagctACCTCACAACAATGCATCAGACAATATAAATAGCCCAGTGCCCACAACAGTATTAACCAGTGTAAGTGAAGATTCCAGGGACCAATTTGAAAATAGTGTGCTCCAGTTTACTGAACAAGATGATTTAGAAACTACTGTTCATCAGGGCAACGATAACAATATAAGTGGACAGAACAATCATGCAACTGAAGACATCAAAATACAATTTAACAGAACAGGAAGTGGAAATGGTGGCTTTCTTGAGGGACTTTTCGGCTGCTTAAAGCCAGTATGGAATATTATAGGAAAAGCCTATTCTACTGACTACAAACTACAACAACAAG ATACATGGGAGGTTCCTTTTGAAGAGATATCTGAACTGCAGTGGTTGGGCAGTGGAGCACAAGGAGCTGTTTTCTTAGGCAAATTTCGTACAGAGGAAGTGGCCATCAAGAAAGTGAGAGAGCAGAGTGAAACTGATATCAAACACCTGAGGAAACTGAAACATCCAAACATCATTGCTTTCAA GGGCGTTTGCACACAGGCACCCTGCTACTGTATAATAATGGAATACTGTGCACATGGACAATTGTATGAAGTGTTGCGAGCAGGTAGAAAGGTAACACCTCGTTTGCTTGTAGACTGGTCCACTGGAATTGCTAGCGGAATGAATTATTTACATCTCCATAAAATTATCCACAGAGATCTCAAGTCACCCAA tgTATTAGTTACCCACAATGATACGATGAAAATTTCTGATTTTGGTACTTCTAAAGAACTCAGCGATAAGAGTACAAAAATGTCCTTTGCTGGAACAGTCGCTTGGATGGCCCCAGAAGTGATTCGTAATGAACCTGTTTCTGAAAAAGTAGATATATG GTCATTTGGAGTGGTTTTGTGGGAGCTCCTCACTGGAGAAATTCCATACAAAGATGTAGACTCTTCAGCCATCATCTGGGGTGTAGGTAGTAATAGTTTGCATCTTCCTGTACCTTCCACTTGTCCAGATGGATTCAAGATTCTTATGAAGCAAACATG GCAAAGCAAGCCGCGGAATCGGCCTTCTTTTCGACAGACACTTATGCACCTTGACATAGCATCTGCTGATGTTTTGGCTACCCCTCAGGAGACCTATTTTAAGTCTCAG GCTGAATGGAGAGAAGAAGTAAAGAAGCACTTTGAAAAGATTAAAAGTGAAGGAACTTGTATACACCGGTTAGATGAAGAACTTATTCGTCGTAGAAGAGAAGAACTCAG GCATGCCTTGGACATTCGTGAACATTATGAAAGGAAACTTGAAAGAGCCAATAATCTGTACATGGAACTCAGTGCCATCATGTTACAGTTGGAAGTTCGTGAAAAAGAGCTCCTCAA ACGGGAACACGCTGTGGAAAAAAAGTATCCTGGGACTTATAAGCGTCATCCTGTCAGACCAATAATCCATGCTAATGCAATGGAAAAATTAATGAAGAGAAGAGGACTCTCCCACAAATCTGGGGCGCAGACAAAACG ACCTGACTTGCTGAAATCTGATGGCATATCCAACACTGAAGTGGCCCCTAGTGGCTCTCCTCTCTCAGGCAGTCCCAAAATGACAACAGTTAGTAGCAAAGGACGTTACCGTAGCAAACCACGCCACCGGCGAGGAAATAGCAAAGGCAGTTACAATGAGTTTACCGGCGTTTTGAAAAATCAGCCAGCACAGGATGACTTGGGCCAGCCAACTcaccatcatcaccaccatcCCCATCATCACCTTCGACTTAATATACATGGACAAGATATAGCCAGTTGTGCTAACAACTTACGATACTTTGGTCCTGCTGCTGCCCTACGCAGCCCTCTTAGTAATCATGCCCAACGGAGGATGTCTGGCTCTAGCCCTGATCTTATCTCTGCTGCTATGGAAGCCGATTCAAGGAGAAATCTGGAGGtaaagaaagatggagagaatAAAGCTGATTATTGGGAATGCTGTCAAACAGATACATACAATCTCTGTCCACAGTGCAGACTGGGAACAAATGATACAAATCAACAACAATCACTTGATCCAGGGCTAGAACAGCCTGAAGGACCATTGTATGACTCAGTATATGCAAATTCGGAGTTTCCTGCAAAGAATAAAGAAGGTGAATTCAGCAGCCACAG AGTGGTGATGATTCTTCAGAAGAAGAAGGCGAAGTAG
- the MAP3K13 gene encoding mitogen-activated protein kinase kinase kinase 13 isoform X1, with protein MHTHNTMTSSQELLSWSSSTAIINKSPNEDKSFNEMHGECISSGVHPSSEDIEEGREGELPHNNASDNINSPVPTTVLTSVSEDSRDQFENSVLQFTEQDDLETTVHQGNDNNISGQNNHATEDIKIQFNRTGSGNGGFLEGLFGCLKPVWNIIGKAYSTDYKLQQQDTWEVPFEEISELQWLGSGAQGAVFLGKFRTEEVAIKKVREQSETDIKHLRKLKHPNIIAFKGVCTQAPCYCIIMEYCAHGQLYEVLRAGRKVTPRLLVDWSTGIASGMNYLHLHKIIHRDLKSPNVLVTHNDTMKISDFGTSKELSDKSTKMSFAGTVAWMAPEVIRNEPVSEKVDIWSFGVVLWELLTGEIPYKDVDSSAIIWGVGSNSLHLPVPSTCPDGFKILMKQTWQSKPRNRPSFRQTLMHLDIASADVLATPQETYFKSQAEWREEVKKHFEKIKSEGTCIHRLDEELIRRRREELRHALDIREHYERKLERANNLYMELSAIMLQLEVREKELLKREHAVEKKYPGTYKRHPVRPIIHANAMEKLMKRRGLSHKSGAQTKRPDLLKSDGISNTEVAPSGSPLSGSPKMTTVSSKGRYRSKPRHRRGNSKGSYNEFTGVLKNQPAQDDLGQPTHHHHHHPHHHLRLNIHGQDIASCANNLRYFGPAAALRSPLSNHAQRRMSGSSPDLISAAMEADSRRNLEVKKDGENKADYWECCQTDTYNLCPQCRLGTNDTNQQQSLDPGLEQPEGPLYDSVYANSEFPAKNKEGEFSSHRSVSPLGSSHLASTPGLLGKTRSIPKSGDDSSEEEGEVDSEVEFPRRQRPHRCISSCQSYSTFSSENLSVSDGEEGNTSDHSNSLDELANRREDCLAEKFDDMLSQTPEISIEISTQSDGLSDKESAVRRVKTQMSLGKLCPEDHGYENPGQFGDSGGESSEEDCSDATVRTSKVCNSATL; from the exons ATGCATACCCACAATACAATGACCAGTTCTCAGGAGCTCCTGAGCTGGTCTTCCTCTACAGCGATTATCAATAAGAGTCCCAATGAAGATAAAAGCTTCAATGAGATGCATGGGGAATGTATATCCTCTGGTGTCCATCCTTCATCTGAAGACatagaagagggaagagaaggggagctACCTCACAACAATGCATCAGACAATATAAATAGCCCAGTGCCCACAACAGTATTAACCAGTGTAAGTGAAGATTCCAGGGACCAATTTGAAAATAGTGTGCTCCAGTTTACTGAACAAGATGATTTAGAAACTACTGTTCATCAGGGCAACGATAACAATATAAGTGGACAGAACAATCATGCAACTGAAGACATCAAAATACAATTTAACAGAACAGGAAGTGGAAATGGTGGCTTTCTTGAGGGACTTTTCGGCTGCTTAAAGCCAGTATGGAATATTATAGGAAAAGCCTATTCTACTGACTACAAACTACAACAACAAG ATACATGGGAGGTTCCTTTTGAAGAGATATCTGAACTGCAGTGGTTGGGCAGTGGAGCACAAGGAGCTGTTTTCTTAGGCAAATTTCGTACAGAGGAAGTGGCCATCAAGAAAGTGAGAGAGCAGAGTGAAACTGATATCAAACACCTGAGGAAACTGAAACATCCAAACATCATTGCTTTCAA GGGCGTTTGCACACAGGCACCCTGCTACTGTATAATAATGGAATACTGTGCACATGGACAATTGTATGAAGTGTTGCGAGCAGGTAGAAAGGTAACACCTCGTTTGCTTGTAGACTGGTCCACTGGAATTGCTAGCGGAATGAATTATTTACATCTCCATAAAATTATCCACAGAGATCTCAAGTCACCCAA tgTATTAGTTACCCACAATGATACGATGAAAATTTCTGATTTTGGTACTTCTAAAGAACTCAGCGATAAGAGTACAAAAATGTCCTTTGCTGGAACAGTCGCTTGGATGGCCCCAGAAGTGATTCGTAATGAACCTGTTTCTGAAAAAGTAGATATATG GTCATTTGGAGTGGTTTTGTGGGAGCTCCTCACTGGAGAAATTCCATACAAAGATGTAGACTCTTCAGCCATCATCTGGGGTGTAGGTAGTAATAGTTTGCATCTTCCTGTACCTTCCACTTGTCCAGATGGATTCAAGATTCTTATGAAGCAAACATG GCAAAGCAAGCCGCGGAATCGGCCTTCTTTTCGACAGACACTTATGCACCTTGACATAGCATCTGCTGATGTTTTGGCTACCCCTCAGGAGACCTATTTTAAGTCTCAG GCTGAATGGAGAGAAGAAGTAAAGAAGCACTTTGAAAAGATTAAAAGTGAAGGAACTTGTATACACCGGTTAGATGAAGAACTTATTCGTCGTAGAAGAGAAGAACTCAG GCATGCCTTGGACATTCGTGAACATTATGAAAGGAAACTTGAAAGAGCCAATAATCTGTACATGGAACTCAGTGCCATCATGTTACAGTTGGAAGTTCGTGAAAAAGAGCTCCTCAA ACGGGAACACGCTGTGGAAAAAAAGTATCCTGGGACTTATAAGCGTCATCCTGTCAGACCAATAATCCATGCTAATGCAATGGAAAAATTAATGAAGAGAAGAGGACTCTCCCACAAATCTGGGGCGCAGACAAAACG ACCTGACTTGCTGAAATCTGATGGCATATCCAACACTGAAGTGGCCCCTAGTGGCTCTCCTCTCTCAGGCAGTCCCAAAATGACAACAGTTAGTAGCAAAGGACGTTACCGTAGCAAACCACGCCACCGGCGAGGAAATAGCAAAGGCAGTTACAATGAGTTTACCGGCGTTTTGAAAAATCAGCCAGCACAGGATGACTTGGGCCAGCCAACTcaccatcatcaccaccatcCCCATCATCACCTTCGACTTAATATACATGGACAAGATATAGCCAGTTGTGCTAACAACTTACGATACTTTGGTCCTGCTGCTGCCCTACGCAGCCCTCTTAGTAATCATGCCCAACGGAGGATGTCTGGCTCTAGCCCTGATCTTATCTCTGCTGCTATGGAAGCCGATTCAAGGAGAAATCTGGAGGtaaagaaagatggagagaatAAAGCTGATTATTGGGAATGCTGTCAAACAGATACATACAATCTCTGTCCACAGTGCAGACTGGGAACAAATGATACAAATCAACAACAATCACTTGATCCAGGGCTAGAACAGCCTGAAGGACCATTGTATGACTCAGTATATGCAAATTCGGAGTTTCCTGCAAAGAATAAAGAAGGTGAATTCAGCAGCCACAGGTCAGTGTCTCCTCTTGGCTCCTCTCATCTTGCAAGCACTCCAGGACTGCTGGGTAAAACTCGATCCATTCCGAAG AGTGGTGATGATTCTTCAGAAGAAGAAGGCGAAGTAGACAGTGAAGTGGAATTTCCACGGAGACAGAG GCCACATCGTTGCATCAGTAGTTGCCAGTCCTATTCAACCTTCAGTTCCGAGAACCTCTCTGTCTCTGATGGGGAAGAGGGCAATACCAGTGACCATTCCAACAGTCTGGATGAGCTGGCTAATAGACGGGAAGATTGTTTGGCTGAGAAGTTCGATGACATGCTGTCACAAACTCCAGAAATCTCCATTGAGATATCTACTCAGTCTGATGGACTTTCAGATAAAGAGAGTGCTGTACGTAGGGTGAAAACACAGATGTCACTTGGCAAATTGTGTCCAGAGGATCATGGTTATGAG AATCCTGGGCAGTTTGGAGACTCGGGTGGTGAATCTTCAGAAGAAGATTGTTCTGATGCAACTGTGAGAACCAGTAAAGTTTGTAACTCTGCAACCTTGTAA